A stretch of DNA from Cydia fagiglandana chromosome 24, ilCydFagi1.1, whole genome shotgun sequence:
tctgtccaaagccgtttctgtcagtcgacggcgccgagttcgctaaggtctttctgcacttcgtctctccagcggtacctagggcgtCGAGACCGCCTTTGGCCACTTGATATTTATTTGACATCAATTTCCTTATTTGCACACTGGGTCTTACGAAGCTGATAAGTACAGATTGTTTTTGTGGGATACAATATGTATACAAGCTGATGAAATTGAGTCTGTGGGTGTTAAACCTACGTGGATAACGTGGATCGCAAATAATAACACACGCACTTAGTTAACAATATTATAATGTCTGAAATACAGCTAGAGTTATTATTACTAGGGTTAGTATTTTAGAGACAAGCGGTTAGCACAAACACAGTAGCACGCAGTTCACTGGAGAACTTGTTATGTTCATGCACACACCATTTACATAGTCAGTGAATAAGTCTATAGGTTAGTATCGCGGTATTTACAAAGCTATACGGACGAGATTCACAGTGATGATGCGCGTGTGATCTATATCGTGACATAGGTAACACTGCCGGAGGGGCGCGGTGCGCGCGGCACCGGCGCGGGCGACGATCGTTGCTTAGCAACGGTTGCCGACTCGCGCGCCGCCATGTTGTTAACTTTCGTTGTGGGTCCACGCGAAGAAGGTTTGaagaatttattttatcaacGTACTTTGAATACTTATGTGGAGTAGGCCACAAATACTCCCCCGCCGAGACCGTTTCACGGGCGATAGTGATCTAGATGAGCTGGAAATCGAACTACTCGGCCGCTTCTGGTTTGTTTTTCGGGGACTCTATCTGGCTGTAGTTGTGGCTGATTGCAGGAATTGCGAAGCAGGTAAGCTGGTTTTAATCTGTCTATAGTAACTGTTGACTCTTTGCCCTGTATATCTATTTTAAAAGTTTTCTCGCATCTGTCCAGGACTTTATATGGGCCAGAGTATGGAGCTTCTAGGGATCTTCGGACGGGACCCTGACGCAGGTAAACATATTCTGAAGAGAGCAGATCTTTTGGTACGTAAAACGTCTTTGTTGTGTGCCACGACGCTGGAACTGGGCTGAGGTTGGCCATATGTCTACGAAGGCGTGAGGCGAAGTCAGTCACGTCAATGTCCAGGTTGGTGGATGGGTTGAAAAATTCACCTGGTAATCTGAGGGGTTCGCCGTAAACCAGTTCTGCTGCCGAAGTTTTGAGGTCGTCCTTCCAGGCACTCCTTATTCCCAGGAGTACGAGTGGTAAGATCTCTGACCATTGTGGGTTATTGTGGCACATGATTGCGGTTTTTAGCTGTCTATGCAGACGTTCGATCATGCCGTTGCACTCAGGGTGGTATGATGTTGTGGGGCAATGGTTGGAGCCGAGGAAACCTGTGATGCTTTTGAATAGTTGCGACTCGAACTGTCTTCCACGATCGGTCGTTATTTTGTTTGGGCAGCCAAAACGTGCCACCCAGCCGAAGACAAACGCTTTTGCACACGTCTCTGCCGTCATGTCTGGTAGTGGGTACACCTCAGGCCATCTTGTGAACCGGTCGATGACGGTGAGGCAGTACCTGTTGCCTGAAGAGACGGGAAGGGGGCCAATGAGGTCCATATGCACGTGGGAAAAGCGATCGGAAGGAGTTTGTATGGGAGTAAGTGGAGCTGAAGTGTGGCGATGTATTTTGCTGCGCTGGCAGTCTGGGCAACTCTGTGCCCAGATCTTGCAATCGCGACGAACGCCGGGCCACACATATCTGTCAGCGATTAGTTTGGCCGATGTTGAGGCGCCTGGGTGGCTTAAATTGTGAATGCTGTCAAACGCTTGCTTGCGGAACGGTGGTGTCACATAAGGTCTTGGTGCACTTTGAGAGAGATCGCAGTATATACTTGCGCCTTCGGTGTTCACTTTTTGCAGTCTTAGGGAGGAACCATTAGTTAGGAGGTGCTGCAGTTCAGAATCTGAATCCTGATCTTCTGCGAGTGCCTTGTAGTCTATGGTTACTGCGACAGATGCTATGCGTGACAGCGCGTCGGCGACTGAATTATCTGTGCCAGAGATATGGCGAATATCTGTGGTGAACTGGGCGATGTAATCTAGGTAACGGTATTGCCTTGGTGAGCACTTGTCGCGTCTTGTGGTGAAAGCAAAAGTGATGGGCTTATGGTCGGTAAACACGATAAAGTCTCTTGCTTCCAGCATGTGTCTGAAGTGGCGTACGGATTCGTAGATGGCAAGAAGTTCCCGATCGTAAGGAGAATATTTTTGCTGTGCTGTAGTTAATTTGCGCGAAAAGAATGCCAGAGGCTGCCATGCTCCGTTTTTGTATTGATGTATGGCTGCGCCGATCGATGTGTCAGACGCATCTGTGACCAAAGAGAGCTGAACATTGCAGTCTGGATGTGCTAGGAGTGCTGCATCGCATACGCTTTGCTTGCAGCCCTCGAATGCTTTGAGTGCATCACCCGATATGTCCACGGGGTGTGAGCCTTTCACGGAGCCAGTCAAGAAAGCGTTAAGCGGTGCTTGGAGTTTGGCTGCATGTGGGATGAAACGGCGGTAAAAATTGAGCATGCCCAAAAATCTTCTAAGCTCCTTTACCGTCTTAGGTACAGGGTAATCCTTAATAGCCTGAACCTTTGTTTCTAGAGGTTTGATACCGTCTGCCGAAATACTGTAGCCGAGGAAAGTAACTTGCGACTTCCCAAAGACACACTTCGATGTATTTATAACCATACCGTATTGCTGGAGTCTGGAGAACAACTGGCGAAGGTGGTCTTCATGCTCTTCATGGCACGTAGAGTACACCAAGAAATCGTCCAGGTATGTGTAGCAGAAGTCTAGTCCTCGCGTCATCTCGTCGACGAACCTCTGGAAAGTCTGACCGGCGTTTCGGAGTCCGAAGGTCATGAAGGGGAACTCGTACATACCGAATGGCGTAGTAATAGCAGTTTTCGGGATGTCGTCTTCGTTGACTGGGATTTGGTTGTAGGCTTTTACGAGGTCGATGGTGGAGAATACTTTACAGCCTGTGATGTTCTGTGTAAAGTCATGTATGTGACGGATGGGGTAGCAATCAGGTATGGTGCGGGCGTTGAGCATTCGATAGTCACCGCATGGACGCCATCCGTTATCTTTCTTCGGCGCGAGGTGCAAGGGTGAAGACCATGGGCTTTCAGAAGGTCGAGCTGTTCCACTTTCGAGCATCGACTGAAATTCTGCTTTCGCTATCTTCAGCTTGTCTGGCGCTAGGCGACGAGGTGGGCTGACGACTGGCGGACCGGGTGTTGTACGTATGTGATGTACGGTGCCGTGGTTCAACTGACGATGGGTGCCGGCCGGGCGAGTGACGTCAGGGAAGTCGCGTATAATATCGTAGTATGTTGATTCTCCAATGATAGTCTTGATTGAGGCTATCGTATTTGATGATGGGACAGGTTGCGCTGGGGATTGCAGCGACGTTAGGCAGTCTATGAGGCGTTTATTAGTGCAGTCGACGAGGAGATTGTAGTGGGACAGAAAATCGACTCCGATTATGGCTTTTGTGACGTCCGCAACAATGAATCGCCAGCGATAGCAACGTCGCAGGCCTAGGTCCAGCTCCAGGTGAGCATATCCGTATGTTGCGATGATAGAACCGTTTGCGGCGTATAACTGGAAGTCGGTTTTGGATCGACGACCTCTGACATCTGATCGAGGGTAAACGCAAAGATCGCTTCCCGTGTCGATTAGAAATTGTACTTTACTGTTTTTGTCTGTTACGAATAGGCGGCCGGGTCGCGTAGGGCAGTCATTTTCGGCCACTTCGGGCTGCCGCGCTAGTTTTCCGTCTTGTAATCGCAGGGATGGGTGCACCTCGTTGCCTCCGAACCGAATCTACGATGGTACCAACATACGCCGTCGTGCACTTGCGGGCGCGCCCCGGACTTGGAACGTGAACGACTATTGCTTCGACGGGATGACCTGGTCTGAGAGCGAGAGCGAACTTCAAACACGTGACTGGTGAGTGCTGCCATCTGTCGGGTGAGTTCAGCGATCTGCAAGGACATCGTCTCTAGAGGCGACGTCGGGTGCGGCGTAGTGTAAGGGTTGTGCGCTGACAGCATTGAAGGCGTAGCGACGGGTAAGAGCGGTTGCGATTGTGCAGCTGTGGGTGACACTTCCGCGATGCGAGGGCTAGGCGAGGCAATCTCATGAATGTGATCTGCTAATTCTGATAACTTTGCCAGGGGAATATCTGGGTGTTGAGCTACTACAGTTTGTAAGTGGAGTGGGAGCCTGCTGGACCAAACGGTGCGTATGAAATTTTCTGGTAATTTAGTTGGGCCAGCAAGGTGAATTAGGTGGCGAAGAAATTGAGATGGTTTTCTACTACCCAACTCCTCATGCATTAGAAGCTGCTTCTCTTTCTGTTGTTGTGACACGGACAGTCTACGTATCAACTCAGTTTTCAGCGTAAGATATTTATTTTCCTTCGGTGGGTTGATAATAACGTCCTCTACTTCTGCAGCGATTTCACGTTCTAGATGCGCCATGGCGTGGTAGAATTTTGTAGAATCAGATGTGATGCGTGCCAGGTCGAATTGAGCTTCTAGTTGCGCAAACCACACCGCAGGGTTATCCGCCCAGAATGCTGGTACTTTAATTCCAATTCGGAATAAACTTGCCTGCGTAAGTTGCGAAAACTCAGCTTCGGCGTTGTTCGTCTGGGTCGTAGAAGCGCCGGTCGAGTGCGCAGCTGGCGGGGCGCTGAGTGAGGCGGGCGCGGTGTTCTGCTGCGCAGGTGGGAGCGAGACGGGTACAGCTACGAGCTGCGTCGGTGGAAGCGGGACGGGTGCTACGCCGTCCGCTTGCGGTTGCGCGTTAGCTTCGGCGCGGGCGACGATCGTTGCTTAGCAACGGTTGCCGACTCGCGCGCCGCCATGTTGTTAACTTTCGTTGTGGGTCCACGCGAAGAAGGTTTGaagaatttattttatcaacGTACTTTGAATACTTATGTGGAGTAGGCCACAAGTCAAATGAATAAATagtaaaactaaataataaataagtcttAGTTACATTTCAGCATTTTAtcctttattattaaataaacttaATTAAAACTCTCCTGTGGTGTATGGTCTATGGCAGCGgttggcaaccttttagcagtgaagggccacatagtagttagcAAAGTTTAGCAGATATattcgtttgtcaatattacatacaaaatagccagggaggctcgcgggccgcctgtTTCCGACCGCTGGTCTATGGTATAACATGGTATatacatacacggtgtaacatgaggaaaccgaataattttaaccacgcatttctgaggtcaaaagaaggaaacaatgtaatacatataagtttaggtcaatttcgccaaaaaaaaatttttttttgtttcttttttttaatgtatttttacataaaaaataaatgttattggtaaacttgtcacttataattgattattacattttttttcgtaaaacctactttttgcaaagtgttacttgtcactttttgacatctatcaataaggaaggatattaaatttaaactacgtcctatagcagcaacatcaccataaaaaaggccttttacactatgtaacaataaaaacttgtttttttttagttaatattatctctgaaactaggcgaatttcaataaagtttataggacatttatgTCTCTAATTATGAtgaggaatacgctgttaaaactattcggtttactcatgttacagtGTGTATGTGCCATGCCTGGAGAAGCGCTAATACTTAGCAGTTAAGTACCTCGAGGTCGGCGGCGGAGTGCGCGGCGCTGAGCGCGCGCGAGTTGACGCCAGGCGGTCCGTGGCGCTCCATGCTTCACATCTGCAACCAGACTTAATTAAAGAGTATTCTCAACTTTCACATCAGTTATCAACCAGGTCATAACTGTTGGTCCACGACCGCTAATGATCTTTGGAAACTCCTGAATTGGTGTGTGAAATAATGCATGAACAGGACATCCCTCCGTTGACTTTATTAATTgtaatatagttcgtttttttagcattagaaagaacttcaaagaaggtaagcgatcttgacatgtcttttaattgaaaaacgctttttaaaaatcagtaactattacttatgaaagcagaagaatataaatgatcgtaatagattcataattgttacatatttgccgtaacttatttttaaaatgtgtttttcaattaaaagacacatcaagattgtttaccttatttctaatgctaaaaaaacgaactataggttccAAATATCTGGTGTTCTTTGGCGAAAGAAATGTTTTTCCAAGTGGTATTAAAGAACCAGTAGCCAAGACCAAAACTTTCACCTGACGCTTTAGAAATAGAAAACTTTCTCTATCATTACTTAAATCTTTTGTACTTTATTCCACCACAAGCTATAGGTACTGTATGATAAAGGTAATGGATGAGCACTGTGGCATGGAAATATCAGCACAACTGGCTCTTTATATTGTAAGCATAAACACATATGGTGATAAGTTTCTTAGCAAATAATACTGTTAACTCTTCATGACTATGGAATCAACTAGTGGCATGATGTTTAGATTAGGTATCAACCTAAGGTACATAAACAAAGATTGTTGTATTTTATATCTGTACATTGGCAGAAAAGGCTTACAACCTacaattacatacatacattacaatACATCATACAATTTCAATTACACATTACAATACATCATCAATTACATTCATTACAGATACAAAAAAGTTTATCACCCATACTTATGAGTGATACAATTAAGCAATGAGGAAAAAGAAAACCCAAAACTTAACCTGTTTGGAAATAAGGATAACCAtagtaattatattaattatgtaatttaaatAAGACCACTATAAGATGCAAGACAGAGAAGTGGAGCCAAAGAATTCTCATGTGGCACCCTACAGATGGATCAAGATCGCAAGGCCCTCGATTAACACGATGGGAAGACGAAATTATACTCACAGTGGGACCACTCTGGACAAGGGTGGCAAGAGAGAGGAAATACTGGAAggagttggaggaggcctttgccgacAGGCACACTGAACCAAGATACTTcatataaacatttaaaactaaaaattactaCTAAAAACCAACAATCATGTTCAGAATAAAgggctatataaataaataaatttaaataagcaAGTATGGTTTGATCAACCACATCATACATATGTTTTTACTTCTAATATTAAATAGCTAGAGTGTTTTATAAGGAAATATTCAGAATATCTTTGAAAACAATAGGGAAATCTACTGAATGGCCAACGTCATGGGGAAGAaacactaacatataaatatttgCATAACATATACAAACTTGCAAAGGGCGAAAGTAACACAACTCAAATCACCGAATATACTTATCCTACACTACCTGACAAGTTACcaagtaaataatataataagcaCTCGTTTACCTTATTATTTAACGCCATAAATGATGCAAAACTTGTGCTGAGTGGTAAAATAAATCACATCGACCAAACCAAACTTAAGACAATTCTAGCTGTCACACTGACAGTTCGTGTGGGCGTATTTTCGTCTACGTCAAACTGTTCTTTAATAGACAGCCATACAATGTCCAACCGGAttttacagcgccatctattagCGAGTAGAAATTACTGAGAAACTTTTAATTACAACGCCATCTATTAGGGAGTAGACAATTACTCGGTTCTGGCCACGTAAGTTCAATAAATTAGAAATATTAGGAGtctaattagaaaaaaattacaaaaaacccAAACAATAGAGTTttataaaaatttattgtttaaaattaatcTTATATCCCTTTGTTTCGCCATCTTGTTCCAATTTAAAGTTGTCTGTGGAAAGTCCGAACGGTTTCAAAATCATATTTCCCAAGTCCTTCAGTTTGCCGAGCATTTCCGCTTTTAGCTTTTCGTTTTTTTCTTCTATGAGTGGAGGGAGCCGGATGGTGGCTTTTTGAGCCTCTTTGTGTGAGGGGTCTAGTTCTAGTATCTTTTTGTAGTCTGCGAGACATTCGTCCAGCTTTTCTGTGGCTTCGTAGGATTGCGCTCGCCTGGAaagataaaaatagtttttatttaatttgttaattCTGTTAAAACTCGTAGTCCTCATGCCGCCCAATGTGTATTTCAGTAcaatcaacctcagtactttttgtaccgagactgactgaaatagcaagaaacgtacgaacgtttccatgaaaatacgatggaaaatactTGATTATGCACTACTATACTACACATGGTATACAAGTGTGCATACCTGATGTAAGCCTTGAGATACTTGTCATCTAGCTCAATAGCCTTGCAGCAGTCCTTGATAGCCTGTTCATATTTGAGGAGCTTCATCTTGGCGGCGCTACGATTGCAGTACAGCACTGAGCGCTGCTGGGTAAACTGCAGCGGGCAGATTTTTAAACCTGGAATATGAAAACAAAATATCtaaacaaaacatcctccagactgagcattgtcgcgctaccccctctgccacgcatacggtagttttactccatgttcgaatcGAAAGTGGCTTTGTGTGAAATCCGTGTCTttaaacggaccaatcacggcacgggatttcgctcacctcgtcccgcgcaccccccgcatttttggaatcatcggttgcatgaaataattgctctaaactcggtctagaggattcctagtctatgatgtAAATTCATACATTTGGTAGCTAGCTTGGGAATGTACGTAAATTCATACATTTGGTGGCTAGCTAGAGAATGTTTTAGACACCAATTTTGAATAATAAGAACTGGAAATGGAAACTTCCATTCTGGATGATATTGTGAGGTCCACATCCTCGGATCAAATAAATCAAGGTTAAACAAATTTCACACTTATGAAAAATGTTTACTTTATGTATGTTTTTCATAAAAAGATATCCCCCTTTTTAAGTGAATTAAACATAAATCAAACTCTGATTCAAAAGTCTCTGCCAAAAAATAGTAGGTGGTCTGGTACagtcaaatataaaaatatgagtGTAGACAACTTCTAAAATATGTCcaatagttcttaattcgctgacatgagagctattattattattatatgtaaatgCACAGGCAGCTTAAAGCTGATACGTGCACATCAAATGTCCACTTGTAGTCTACGAAAGTGTTCATcgagtttgtttttaaaagagTTTATCGAAGGTGCACTGATCACTGACTCGGGTAAACTGTTCCACACTTTCACTATGCTGTTAGATAGGAAGTTTTGTCTCGGGTTGCTACTACTCTGCGTCTTATGCGCGTATGTGCgcgctatgggacatatttttgagtatgatgagtgcacccatatttttacacttgtacAAAAACCAGCGATCAGTGGCAGGGCTTTGgcttatatatttacattacaaCTTTGCTCAAacatccaaaaacaggcaagccgatgggaatcaacttttatggacgcgccgccactgccaGCTATAGTAAGTTTCCCACCTTCTGTGTACTTCTCAATGCTTCTTTCAAACTGGCCATCTTTAAACGCCTCATTGCCAACGGTCTTCAACTCCTCGGCAATAAGCTGCCTCTCCGCCTTCTCGTCATCCGTGAGGGCCACCTCAGCGTCCTTGAGGGTCTCCTCGTCTATAGAGTCGGAGTCACTGTCTGGCTCATCCTTCTGGTCTGGGTCTTTCTCTAGGTGAACATAGTTTAAAGGATCTGAAATGGTAAATTTGGGCATAAGGATCTATTTCACATGTAGTGGAAAATACCAAagatttattcagcaaataggccacaggggCACTTTTACATGTAAAATTTTACAAGTAATAATCaaccaaaaattaaaaaatacaaatccCTTTTATTTATGTCTAGGAATAGACAAAATAGCTAAACAAAGGTTTTCAAAATGTGTTTCCATGATCTCTAATATCCTATTATTTTCTCATTTTAGCCACCAATAATATCCTTACAATAGAGTTAAAGCATACTGACTCA
This window harbors:
- the LOC134676277 gene encoding tetratricopeptide repeat protein 1-like — its product is MSERLKSTQQVSNEEVIEDLTRDLKSSLSTENTSEEFVIDPATSAEDIPPPADGPGQTSDPLNYVHLEKDPDQKDEPDSDSDSIDEETLKDAEVALTDDEKAERQLIAEELKTVGNEAFKDGQFERSIEKYTEGLKICPLQFTQQRSVLYCNRSAAKMKLLKYEQAIKDCCKAIELDDKYLKAYIRRAQSYEATEKLDECLADYKKILELDPSHKEAQKATIRLPPLIEEKNEKLKAEMLGKLKDLGNMILKPFGLSTDNFKLEQDGETKGYKINFKQ